In the Chitinivibrionales bacterium genome, one interval contains:
- a CDS encoding AAA family ATPase → MLPRKESSTVEFKTAFDKETIETLCAFANAKGRSVYLGIDDSGKAVGVTLGKETVQQWINQIKLSTTPSLLPDIHIEKSAGRIYVELIIPDYPVKPVSYKGKYLKRINTANHTMSLQEISDLYLQTTNTSWDNYPSSDKNLNHISLEKVNQFIARANSFRDNPITDDPLTVLRKYDLINSENISHACFLLFTAQEQYKCSIQIGLFADEITIKDDITVRSDLFSQVKETMSAVKKHINKKLVITGNPQHSEVWEYPLEALREIIINMIVHRNYQDHGDSIIKVFNDRIEFFNPGCLLQGLTVHQLLSGHYTSHIRNKKIASLFKDAGIIEQYGSGISRIIKMFADNEYKQPLFENFGHGFRVTVYNKNPIAKARVTDNVTDNSERRRMKIVEIIRKQPLISSSNLA, encoded by the coding sequence ATGCTCCCCAGAAAAGAATCATCAACCGTAGAATTTAAAACAGCATTCGATAAAGAAACAATCGAAACACTCTGTGCATTCGCAAACGCGAAAGGCAGATCGGTATATCTTGGTATCGATGATTCTGGAAAAGCTGTCGGAGTAACCCTTGGTAAAGAAACTGTTCAGCAGTGGATCAATCAAATCAAGCTATCTACAACGCCATCACTTCTCCCGGATATACATATAGAAAAAAGTGCCGGAAGAATATATGTTGAACTAATAATTCCCGACTATCCTGTAAAACCCGTATCGTATAAAGGAAAGTATCTAAAAAGAATTAATACCGCAAATCATACAATGAGTCTTCAGGAAATATCGGACCTTTATTTGCAGACAACTAACACAAGCTGGGATAATTATCCAAGCTCTGATAAAAACCTGAATCACATTTCTCTTGAAAAAGTTAATCAATTTATTGCACGAGCCAACTCATTTAGAGATAACCCGATAACTGATGATCCACTAACTGTATTAAGAAAATACGACTTAATTAATAGTGAGAATATTTCACATGCGTGTTTTCTGTTGTTTACCGCTCAAGAGCAATATAAATGCTCAATACAGATTGGATTGTTTGCCGATGAAATAACTATTAAAGACGACATTACTGTTCGATCTGATTTATTCAGCCAAGTTAAAGAAACGATGTCTGCTGTAAAAAAACACATAAACAAAAAACTGGTTATAACAGGAAATCCGCAGCATAGTGAGGTGTGGGAATATCCGCTTGAGGCTTTACGTGAAATTATTATTAATATGATTGTCCACCGGAATTATCAGGATCACGGCGATTCAATAATAAAAGTATTTAATGACCGAATAGAATTTTTTAATCCCGGATGTCTACTGCAAGGACTTACCGTACATCAATTACTTTCCGGTCATTACACTTCGCATATTCGCAATAAAAAGATTGCATCACTATTCAAGGATGCCGGTATTATTGAACAGTATGGTTCCGGCATATCCAGAATAATAAAAATGTTTGCGGATAATGAATATAAACAGCCCCTCTTTGAAAATTTTGGACACGGATTCAGAGTAACCGTTTATAATAAAAATCCCATAGCAAAAGCACGTGTCACCGATAATGTCACCGATAATTCAGAGCGCAGAAGGATGAAAATCGTTGAAATTATCAGAAAACAGCCTTTGATTTCATC